From Streptomyces yatensis, one genomic window encodes:
- a CDS encoding Ohr family peroxiredoxin → MTEQIRLPELSTDHDFDGASFAPVYTATVTVSGGTARHGRASGRARSADGLLDLPLRMPAELGGDGQGTNPEQLFAAGLAACFHGALSLVARQAALDPAAISVAATVAFGRDPEDGGYVLRVDLSVRWPGIDPAVADPLLEKAGTLSPYAKMARQGTATTITLAP, encoded by the coding sequence ATGACCGAGCAGATCCGGCTGCCCGAGCTGTCCACCGACCATGACTTCGACGGAGCGTCCTTCGCCCCCGTCTACACCGCGACCGTGACGGTGAGCGGTGGAACGGCGCGGCATGGGCGGGCCTCGGGGAGAGCCCGCTCGGCCGACGGACTCCTGGATCTCCCGCTGCGCATGCCCGCGGAGCTGGGAGGGGACGGTCAGGGGACCAATCCCGAGCAGTTGTTCGCCGCCGGTCTCGCCGCCTGTTTCCACGGCGCGCTGAGCCTGGTGGCACGGCAGGCCGCGCTCGACCCCGCCGCGATCTCCGTGGCGGCGACCGTGGCCTTCGGGCGGGACCCGGAAGACGGGGGCTACGTATTGCGCGTCGACCTCTCCGTCAGGTGGCCGGGCATCGATCCCGCCGTCGCCGACCCGCTCCTGGAGAAGGCCGGGACATTGAGCCCCTACGCGAAGATGGCGCGGCAGGGAACGGCGACCACCATCACGCTGGCCCCGTAG
- a CDS encoding L-aspartate oxidase, protein MVLVIGTGGAGLRAAIELAEAGVDVLAVGKRPKEDAHTALAAGGINAALGTMDPEDSWQQHAADTLKESYLLADPRTVQIVTQGAARGIDDLERYGVDFAREEDGRISQRFFGAHTFRRTAFAGDYTGLEIQRTLIRRAEQLDIPVLDGVYITRLLVHDGAVFGAYGFDLTQGTRYLIHADAVILAAGGHTRIWRRTSSRRDENTGDSFRLAVEAGARLRDPELVQFHPSGIIEPENAAGTLVSEAARGEGGTLRNALGERFMSRYDPARMELSTRDRVALASYTEIKEGRGTPNGGVWLDVSHLPRHTIMTRLPRVYQTMLDLQMLDITRDPIEIAPTAHYSMGGVWVRPEDHSTDVRGLYAIGEASSGLHGANRLGGNSLIELLAFGRITGQAAAAYSASLTAQPRSASAVAAARAEIDDLLAADGRENVRALQRAIRNTMTEHAGVVRDEEGLRAGLVELALIEKRMQDVGVHPDIAGFQDLAHAFDLKSAALSARATLEAALERRETRGCHNRSDYPDLDPALRVNLVWSPTTGVTHESIPAAPDEISALMQEVSTEGKLVE, encoded by the coding sequence ATGGTGCTGGTGATCGGCACCGGAGGGGCCGGGCTGCGGGCGGCGATCGAACTGGCCGAGGCCGGTGTCGACGTCCTCGCCGTCGGCAAGCGCCCCAAGGAGGACGCCCACACCGCCCTCGCCGCCGGAGGGATCAACGCGGCCCTCGGCACCATGGATCCCGAGGACAGCTGGCAGCAGCACGCCGCCGACACGCTCAAGGAGAGCTATCTGCTGGCCGATCCCCGCACGGTCCAGATCGTCACTCAGGGTGCCGCCCGGGGAATCGACGACCTGGAACGCTACGGCGTGGACTTCGCCAGGGAAGAGGACGGGCGGATCTCCCAGCGCTTCTTCGGCGCGCACACATTCCGGCGCACCGCCTTCGCCGGCGACTACACCGGCCTGGAGATCCAGCGCACCCTCATCAGACGCGCGGAGCAGCTCGACATCCCCGTGCTCGACGGCGTGTACATCACCCGGCTCCTGGTCCACGACGGGGCCGTTTTCGGCGCGTACGGCTTCGACCTCACGCAGGGAACGCGCTATCTGATCCACGCCGACGCCGTCATTCTCGCGGCGGGTGGCCATACCCGTATCTGGCGGCGCACCTCCTCACGACGTGACGAGAACACGGGCGACTCCTTCCGCCTGGCCGTGGAGGCCGGAGCCCGGCTGCGCGACCCGGAGCTGGTGCAGTTCCATCCCTCCGGGATCATCGAGCCGGAGAACGCGGCCGGCACCCTCGTCAGCGAGGCCGCCCGGGGTGAGGGCGGCACGCTGCGCAACGCGCTCGGGGAACGGTTCATGAGCCGCTACGACCCGGCGCGCATGGAGCTGTCCACCCGCGATCGCGTCGCCCTGGCCTCCTACACGGAGATCAAGGAAGGGCGCGGGACGCCCAACGGCGGGGTGTGGCTCGACGTCTCCCATCTGCCACGGCACACGATCATGACGAGGCTCCCCCGCGTCTACCAGACCATGCTGGACCTCCAGATGCTGGACATCACCCGCGATCCGATCGAGATCGCGCCCACGGCGCACTACTCGATGGGCGGGGTGTGGGTGCGTCCCGAGGACCACAGCACCGACGTCCGCGGTCTGTACGCCATCGGTGAGGCGTCGAGCGGGCTGCACGGCGCCAACCGCCTCGGCGGGAACAGTCTCATCGAGCTGCTGGCCTTCGGCCGCATCACGGGCCAGGCGGCCGCCGCCTACTCGGCGTCCCTGACCGCGCAGCCGCGGTCGGCCTCGGCCGTCGCGGCGGCCCGCGCCGAGATCGACGATCTTCTCGCGGCCGACGGACGGGAGAATGTCCGCGCCCTGCAGCGCGCCATCCGCAACACCATGACCGAGCATGCGGGGGTCGTACGCGACGAGGAGGGGCTGCGCGCCGGGCTGGTGGAGCTCGCGCTGATCGAGAAGAGGATGCAGGACGTCGGCGTGCACCCGGACATCGCCGGCTTCCAGGACCTCGCGCACGCCTTCGATCTGAAGTCCGCCGCCCTGTCGGCCCGGGCCACCCTCGAAGCGGCGCTGGAGCGGCGCGAGACCCGCGGCTGCCACAACCGCAGCGACTACCCCGACCTCGATCCCGCTCTGCGGGTCAACCTCGTGTGGTCCCCCACGACCGGTGTCACCCACGAGAGCATCCCGGCCGCACCGGACGAGATCTCCGCGCTGATGCAGGAGGTCTCGACCGAGGGAAAGCTCGTCGAATGA
- a CDS encoding SDR family NAD(P)-dependent oxidoreductase, giving the protein MSTPDQKVAIITGASQGIGAGLVEAYRKLGYAVVATSRGIAPSPDPQLLTVQGDIADPATAERVAGAAIERFGRIDTLVNNAGVFVAKPFTEYTQQDYDTVTGINLSGFFRITQLAVEQMLRQGGGHVVQITTSLVDHANSAVASVLASLTKGGLQSATKALAIEYATRGVRSNAVSLGIIKTPMHPAEYHDTLAALHPVGRMGEIGDIVDAVTYLENAPFVTGEILHVDGGQSAGH; this is encoded by the coding sequence ATGAGCACTCCTGACCAGAAGGTCGCCATCATCACCGGCGCCTCCCAGGGCATCGGCGCGGGCCTGGTCGAGGCCTACCGGAAGCTCGGCTACGCCGTCGTCGCGACCTCGCGCGGGATCGCTCCCTCACCGGACCCGCAGCTCCTCACCGTCCAGGGCGACATCGCCGACCCCGCCACCGCCGAGCGGGTGGCCGGCGCCGCGATAGAGCGCTTCGGCCGCATCGACACGCTGGTGAACAACGCCGGCGTCTTCGTCGCCAAGCCGTTCACCGAGTACACGCAGCAGGACTACGACACGGTCACCGGCATCAACCTGAGCGGTTTCTTCCGCATCACCCAGCTCGCGGTCGAGCAGATGCTCCGTCAGGGCGGCGGGCATGTCGTCCAGATCACCACCAGCCTGGTCGACCACGCCAACTCCGCGGTCGCCTCCGTACTGGCCTCCCTGACCAAGGGCGGACTCCAGTCGGCGACCAAGGCCCTGGCCATCGAATACGCCACCCGTGGGGTGCGCAGCAACGCCGTGTCACTCGGCATCATCAAGACGCCGATGCACCCGGCGGAGTACCACGACACCCTCGCCGCCCTCCACCCGGTCGGCCGGATGGGAGAGATCGGCGACATCGTCGACGCCGTGACCTACCTGGAGAACGCCCCCTTCGTCACCGGCGAGATCCTCCACGTCGACGGCGGCCAGAGCGCCGGCCACTGA
- a CDS encoding SDR family oxidoreductase has protein sequence MKIAVIGGTGLIGSKLVGKLKAHGHEAVAAAPNTGVNTLTGEGLAEVLEGASVVVDVSNSPSFEDEAVMDFFRTSTTNLLEAEAQAGVAHHVVLSVVGTDRLQDSGYFRAKQVQEDLIKASGIPYSIVHATQFFEFMNRLTDAATEGDTVHLAHVKIRPIYSDDLATAVDRAALGTPTNDVVEVAGPDEFELDQLIREMLAARNDPRQVVADPGAKYFDVELQETSLLPGPDAEITETKFNDWLVQQR, from the coding sequence ATGAAGATCGCAGTGATCGGTGGAACGGGGCTCATCGGCTCGAAGCTGGTCGGCAAGCTCAAGGCACACGGGCACGAGGCGGTCGCGGCGGCCCCCAACACCGGGGTCAACACGCTGACCGGCGAGGGGCTGGCCGAGGTCCTGGAGGGCGCGTCGGTCGTGGTCGACGTGTCCAACTCCCCCTCGTTCGAGGACGAGGCCGTGATGGACTTCTTCCGCACCTCCACCACCAACCTCCTGGAGGCGGAGGCCCAGGCCGGTGTGGCGCACCATGTGGTGCTGTCCGTGGTCGGCACCGACCGGCTCCAGGACAGTGGCTACTTCCGGGCCAAGCAGGTCCAGGAGGACCTGATCAAGGCGTCCGGCATCCCGTACTCCATCGTCCACGCCACCCAGTTCTTCGAGTTCATGAACCGGCTGACGGACGCGGCGACCGAGGGCGACACCGTTCACCTGGCCCACGTCAAGATCCGGCCCATCTACTCCGACGACCTGGCCACGGCCGTGGACCGCGCCGCGCTCGGTACCCCGACCAACGATGTGGTGGAGGTCGCGGGCCCCGATGAGTTCGAGCTCGACCAGCTCATCCGCGAGATGCTCGCCGCCAGGAACGACCCCCGCCAGGTCGTCGCGGACCCGGGCGCGAAGTACTTCGATGTCGAGCTGCAGGAGACCTCGCTGCTGCCGGGTCCGGACGCGGAGATCACCGAGACCAAGTTCAACGATTGGCTGGTGCAGCAGCGCTAG
- a CDS encoding DUF899 family protein, translating to MTTAPDDPTTTLPGRPPIVDLATWQAARDELLVREKAHTREGDAIAAARRWLPMVEFDGTVEVVGPDGPVPFLDLFQGRDELMVYKHMWYDGAPHQGQCEGCTTTAWQLKDAVYLNARGVSFAIVTTGRWDEVASFVDFMGYTQPWYSVRDVDAPVGGDMGYLTCFLRDGDRVFLTYSTTGRGNETASGFLGLLDMTPYGRREAWEDDPEGWPEAPEVGAPVGGHGAPICWYWRTDADGNAAWGPTSRPAAQWTRPGATRAETLGRQGPHC from the coding sequence ATGACGACCGCACCGGACGACCCGACCACCACGCTGCCCGGCCGCCCGCCCATCGTCGACCTGGCCACCTGGCAGGCCGCCCGTGACGAGCTGCTGGTCCGCGAGAAGGCCCACACCCGCGAGGGCGACGCCATCGCCGCGGCCCGCCGCTGGCTGCCGATGGTGGAGTTCGACGGGACGGTCGAAGTCGTCGGACCGGATGGCCCGGTCCCGTTCCTGGACCTGTTCCAGGGCCGCGACGAGCTCATGGTCTACAAGCACATGTGGTACGACGGCGCGCCGCACCAGGGGCAGTGCGAGGGCTGCACCACCACGGCCTGGCAGCTGAAGGACGCCGTGTACCTCAATGCCCGCGGCGTCTCGTTCGCCATCGTGACCACGGGCCGGTGGGACGAGGTGGCCTCCTTCGTCGACTTCATGGGCTACACCCAGCCCTGGTACTCGGTGCGCGACGTGGACGCGCCGGTCGGCGGGGACATGGGTTACCTCACCTGCTTCCTGCGCGACGGCGACCGGGTGTTCCTCACCTACTCCACGACCGGCCGTGGCAACGAGACGGCCAGCGGGTTCCTCGGCCTGCTCGACATGACGCCCTACGGTCGCCGCGAGGCGTGGGAGGACGACCCCGAGGGCTGGCCCGAGGCCCCTGAGGTCGGCGCGCCGGTCGGCGGGCATGGCGCGCCGATCTGCTGGTACTGGCGCACGGACGCGGACGGGAACGCCGCCTGGGGCCCGACCAGCCGCCCCGCAGCGCAGTGGACCCGCCCCGGAGCGACCCGCGCGGAGACCCTCGGAAGGCAGGGCCCGCACTGCTGA
- a CDS encoding nuclear transport factor 2 family protein, giving the protein MSTDSLNDPLHEVLSRWQAAFDGHRTDAMADLFTPDALFQGFGPETISGRDAVRGYYAAVPDYRRAHLGNVQGYRIGEHVAGGFADVTFRDPTGWEAAVHLSLVLRREGGGWRIRQYHVSRIVADH; this is encoded by the coding sequence ATGAGTACTGATTCGCTGAACGACCCCCTGCACGAGGTGCTGAGCCGCTGGCAGGCCGCTTTCGACGGCCACCGGACGGACGCGATGGCCGACCTGTTCACCCCCGACGCCCTCTTCCAGGGGTTCGGACCCGAAACGATCTCCGGCCGGGACGCGGTGCGCGGCTACTACGCGGCCGTTCCGGACTACCGCAGGGCCCATCTGGGGAACGTCCAGGGCTACCGGATCGGCGAACACGTGGCCGGTGGCTTCGCCGACGTCACCTTCCGGGATCCGACGGGCTGGGAGGCCGCGGTACATCTGTCGTTGGTCCTGCGGCGCGAGGGCGGCGGTTGGCGGATCCGCCAGTATCACGTCTCCCGGATCGTCGCTGATCACTGA
- a CDS encoding sigma factor-like helix-turn-helix DNA-binding protein, with the protein MEHADAVPIAELLDERRYLLDVAYWMLGGPREAEDVVDETYRRWYGLSDAERRRITAARSWLAKTAGGICLSRLTHPDRGATGRKEVHRTETGDTEGVPPRLVAEVSRVLLNALDSLPPPERAVFVLHDAFGMAPDTVADIVGRTEPECAELADRARHCLRTRRSHPTTPEEHDALVRAVRGACASEDAEQLASLLCPDATAFFDGGGKVRTLIRPAHGSRGVAHSLLTLLAHRPRTTLTTHSVNGRTGLVARYDRRVAAVISLDVTDHRVAQVWVVLNPEKLRSWNRPPAPGPDHL; encoded by the coding sequence ATGGAGCACGCTGACGCGGTGCCGATCGCGGAGCTGCTCGACGAACGCCGGTATCTGCTGGACGTCGCCTACTGGATGCTGGGCGGCCCCCGTGAGGCGGAGGACGTCGTCGATGAGACCTACCGCCGGTGGTACGGGCTGTCCGACGCGGAGCGCCGGCGGATCACCGCGGCCCGGTCCTGGCTCGCGAAGACCGCGGGCGGGATCTGTCTGAGCCGGCTCACCCACCCCGACCGGGGTGCGACCGGCCGGAAAGAGGTTCACCGCACGGAGACCGGAGACACCGAGGGGGTACCGCCGAGGCTGGTGGCGGAGGTCAGCCGGGTCCTGCTGAACGCGCTGGACTCGCTGCCGCCGCCCGAGCGGGCGGTGTTCGTGCTCCATGACGCCTTCGGCATGGCCCCCGATACGGTCGCCGACATCGTGGGGCGCACCGAACCGGAGTGCGCCGAACTCGCCGACCGGGCCCGCCACTGCCTCCGGACGCGGCGCTCACACCCCACGACGCCGGAGGAGCACGATGCCCTCGTCCGCGCCGTCCGCGGGGCCTGTGCGAGCGAGGACGCCGAGCAGCTCGCGTCGCTGCTGTGCCCGGACGCCACGGCGTTCTTCGACGGCGGTGGCAAGGTCCGGACGCTGATCAGGCCCGCGCACGGCAGCCGGGGGGTCGCCCACAGCCTGCTGACCCTCCTGGCCCACCGCCCGCGCACCACGCTGACCACCCATTCCGTCAACGGGCGCACCGGCCTGGTCGCCCGCTACGACCGCCGGGTCGCCGCCGTCATCAGCCTCGATGTCACCGACCACCGCGTCGCACAGGTCTGGGTCGTCCTCAATCCCGAGAAACTGCGCTCCTGGAACCGGCCCCCCGCCCCCGGTCCCGATCACCTGTGA
- a CDS encoding LysR family transcriptional regulator codes for MAGVELRQLRYFVAVAEELNFGRAAERLLIAGPSLSQQIKSLERDLGVRLFDRDRRSVALTPAGAALLPHTRDLLERADDLRNRAARIAGSEPVRLGYVNWLPADLTARASSVARLHIDAWVAPSHAQAARVADGGLDLAVCWIRDDDLEKLGLGARLIGAERLYAVSAGQDTGEVRARDTVALLDDDTTTWLSWNDYAGRLAEETGVPVARITDGGITGPVFFDHVRRSGRPVLNSPKGQTTSLPPDLAARPVAGPKLYWTWSLVWRRDELRPAVLSTVDALTEGVGDFGIHAPDAWLPDGDPYKR; via the coding sequence ATTGCGGGCGTGGAGCTGCGCCAGTTGCGGTATTTCGTCGCTGTAGCCGAGGAGCTGAACTTCGGCCGGGCCGCGGAGCGGCTCCTGATCGCCGGCCCCTCCCTCTCCCAGCAGATCAAGTCGCTGGAACGGGATCTCGGCGTCCGGCTCTTCGACCGCGACCGCCGTTCGGTGGCCCTCACTCCGGCCGGTGCGGCCCTGCTCCCGCACACCCGGGACCTGCTCGAGCGCGCCGACGACCTCCGCAACCGCGCCGCCAGGATCGCGGGCTCGGAACCGGTCCGGCTCGGCTACGTCAACTGGCTGCCCGCCGACCTGACCGCCCGCGCCTCATCGGTGGCGCGCCTGCACATCGACGCCTGGGTCGCGCCCTCCCACGCCCAGGCCGCCCGCGTCGCCGACGGCGGCCTCGACCTCGCGGTGTGCTGGATCCGTGACGACGACCTGGAGAAGCTGGGACTCGGCGCCAGACTCATCGGCGCGGAGCGGCTCTACGCCGTCTCGGCCGGGCAGGACACCGGCGAGGTCCGCGCCCGGGACACCGTCGCGCTGCTGGACGACGACACCACCACATGGCTCTCCTGGAACGACTACGCGGGGCGACTGGCCGAAGAAACCGGCGTCCCGGTGGCGCGCATCACGGACGGCGGCATCACCGGTCCCGTGTTCTTCGACCATGTGCGCCGGAGCGGGCGGCCCGTCCTCAACTCGCCCAAGGGCCAGACCACTTCGCTGCCGCCCGATCTGGCCGCCCGCCCCGTGGCCGGGCCGAAGCTCTACTGGACCTGGTCTCTCGTCTGGCGCCGGGACGAACTCCGCCCGGCCGTACTGAGCACCGTCGACGCCCTGACGGAAGGCGTCGGCGACTTCGGCATCCACGCGCCGGACGCATGGCTCCCCGACGGGGATCCGTACAAGCGGTAG
- a CDS encoding SDR family oxidoreductase, whose protein sequence is MKVVVIDDGGPLGVETAAGIREHGHEAHLVSAFSGVDVLTGEGLAEALEGCSVVVDLSGPPSLDDGVLTEESGLVIDEQAVMETLCRGAANLLAVEAAVGVRHHVSLSVVGVERLREEGYFRALHAQEELIRRSPMPYSIIRTTQLFESVGDIADAATEDWIIWLAPAQIQPVSCADVATLVAHTACFRPLLGVHEIAGPAQIPLDAFVRAVLTDAGEHRRVFIDSRSPCFGAGLKPGDLLPGADAHIAPTRYGDWLDGHAAAHR, encoded by the coding sequence ATGAAGGTCGTTGTGATCGACGACGGTGGACCCCTGGGCGTCGAGACCGCTGCCGGAATCAGAGAACACGGACACGAGGCCCATCTGGTCTCGGCCTTCAGCGGGGTCGATGTCCTCACGGGAGAAGGCCTGGCCGAGGCCCTCGAAGGCTGCTCCGTCGTGGTCGATCTGTCCGGACCGCCCTCACTCGACGACGGGGTCCTCACGGAGGAATCCGGCCTGGTGATCGATGAGCAGGCGGTCATGGAGACGCTGTGCCGCGGGGCGGCCAACCTCCTCGCCGTGGAGGCCGCCGTCGGTGTGAGGCACCACGTCTCCTTGTCCGTGGTGGGTGTGGAGCGGTTGCGGGAGGAGGGGTACTTCCGGGCCCTGCACGCCCAGGAAGAGCTGATCAGGCGGTCTCCCATGCCGTACTCGATCATCCGCACCACCCAGCTCTTCGAGTCCGTCGGTGACATCGCCGATGCCGCCACGGAAGACTGGATCATCTGGCTGGCACCCGCCCAGATCCAGCCGGTGTCCTGTGCCGACGTCGCGACGCTGGTCGCGCACACCGCCTGCTTCCGCCCCCTCCTCGGCGTCCATGAGATCGCCGGCCCCGCCCAGATCCCGCTCGACGCGTTCGTCCGTGCCGTCCTCACCGACGCCGGGGAGCACCGCCGGGTGTTCATCGACTCCCGCAGCCCCTGCTTCGGCGCCGGTCTCAAACCCGGTGACCTCCTCCCCGGCGCCGACGCCCATATCGCCCCCACCCGCTACGGCGACTGGCTGGACGGGCACGCCGCCGCTCACAGGTGA
- a CDS encoding YbfB/YjiJ family MFS transporter, whose protein sequence is MQQHVTDARGLRHSPWGHVVQAAAALGAGMGVGRFVYTPILPLMHAQAGLSAATGANLATANYVGYLLGALAGTFLPRLTRSPAVLRGCLVVLAVSLAAMPLTHSPGVWLVLRLGAGVASALIFVIAAGSLLSHLRDHPAHLPGWAFGGVGAGIALSGLLVLALRTIADWQAAWWASAGLTALLAMPAWFLRPEPAPPSASATPGAERRAAGPRTHRWFTALLASYTLEGIGYIIAGTFLVAAIEQSSPGWIGSGAWVLVGLAAIPSAALWAGLGRRWSRPGLLLAALAVQAVGIALPALIGGVAAALLSAVLFGATFIGVSTLALATGAHLRFPRAVALLTAGYSVGQILGPLVATPLLRHGYHQALILAAAVVLAAAVAAALLRIGFPHHMPTPGHPVARSEPAPGGQPAAVDTARAQAD, encoded by the coding sequence ATGCAGCAGCACGTCACCGACGCCCGAGGCCTACGTCACTCACCCTGGGGCCATGTCGTCCAGGCCGCCGCCGCGCTGGGAGCGGGCATGGGTGTGGGCCGTTTCGTCTACACCCCGATTCTTCCCCTGATGCACGCTCAGGCCGGGCTGTCCGCCGCGACGGGGGCGAATCTCGCCACCGCCAACTACGTCGGCTATCTGCTCGGCGCGCTCGCCGGAACCTTCCTGCCCCGGCTGACGCGTTCCCCGGCCGTGCTGCGGGGTTGCCTGGTGGTGCTGGCGGTGTCCCTGGCCGCGATGCCGCTGACCCACTCCCCCGGCGTATGGCTGGTGCTCCGGCTGGGTGCGGGCGTGGCCAGTGCGCTGATCTTCGTCATCGCCGCCGGTTCCCTGCTCAGCCATCTGCGCGACCACCCCGCGCACCTGCCGGGGTGGGCCTTCGGGGGAGTCGGGGCCGGTATCGCCCTGTCCGGGCTGCTCGTCCTCGCCCTGCGCACCATCGCCGACTGGCAGGCCGCGTGGTGGGCCTCGGCCGGGCTGACGGCGCTGCTCGCCATGCCGGCATGGTTCCTGCGGCCGGAACCCGCGCCCCCGTCGGCGTCCGCCACGCCCGGCGCGGAGCGGCGGGCGGCCGGCCCGCGCACCCATCGGTGGTTCACCGCGCTCCTGGCGTCCTACACGCTGGAGGGCATCGGCTACATCATCGCGGGCACCTTCCTGGTGGCCGCGATCGAGCAGAGCTCTCCCGGCTGGATCGGCAGTGGTGCCTGGGTGCTGGTCGGCCTGGCGGCCATCCCGTCCGCCGCGCTGTGGGCGGGGCTGGGCCGGCGCTGGTCCCGCCCGGGCCTGCTGCTGGCCGCCCTGGCCGTCCAGGCCGTCGGCATCGCGCTGCCCGCGCTGATCGGTGGCGTCGCCGCCGCGCTGCTCTCCGCGGTGCTCTTCGGCGCCACGTTCATCGGCGTCAGCACGCTCGCGCTCGCGACCGGCGCGCATCTGCGCTTCCCGCGCGCGGTCGCCCTGCTGACGGCCGGATACTCGGTGGGCCAGATCCTCGGTCCGCTGGTCGCCACCCCGCTGCTGCGCCACGGGTACCACCAGGCCCTGATCCTCGCGGCCGCCGTCGTCCTGGCGGCCGCCGTCGCGGCAGCCCTGCTCCGGATCGGTTTCCCCCACCACATGCCCACGCCCGGCCATCCGGTCGCGCGCTCGGAACCCGCACCGGGCGGGCAGCCCGCGGCCGTCGACACCGCGCGGGCGCAGGCGGACTGA
- a CDS encoding RNA polymerase sigma factor, with translation MNEALIRSLTPSVLAILVRRGADFAAAEDAVQDALVEAVRGWPADPPRDAKGWLVTVAWRKFLDATRSDAARRRREDRVEEEPAPGPAPAVDDTLQLYFLCAHPSLTPSSAVALTLRAVGGLTTRQIAEAYLVPEATMAQRISRAKRTVSDVRFDQPGDVATVLRVLYLVFNEGYSGDVDLSAEAIRLTRQLAARVDHPEVAGLLALMLLHHARRATRTAPDGSLVPLAEQDRGRWDTASIAEGVVILQAALARDRLGEFQAQAAIAALHADAPTVEETDWVQILEWYDELVRLTDSPVVRLNRAVAVGEADGPRAGLAALAELTDSSPASPKRGSPMPRHTAVAAYLHERDGDLATAARLYAEAAHQAPNLAERDYLTRQAARLNTLRRG, from the coding sequence ATGAACGAGGCCCTGATCCGGAGCCTCACGCCGAGTGTGCTCGCCATCCTCGTCCGCCGCGGAGCCGACTTCGCGGCGGCCGAGGACGCCGTACAGGACGCACTGGTCGAGGCGGTCCGCGGCTGGCCGGCCGACCCTCCGCGGGATGCGAAGGGCTGGCTGGTCACCGTGGCCTGGCGCAAGTTCCTCGACGCCACCCGCTCGGATGCCGCGCGCCGCCGGCGTGAGGACCGGGTCGAGGAGGAGCCGGCGCCCGGGCCCGCGCCCGCGGTGGACGACACGCTCCAGCTCTACTTCCTGTGCGCCCACCCGTCGCTGACGCCGTCGTCCGCGGTCGCGCTCACCCTGCGCGCCGTGGGCGGGCTGACCACCCGCCAGATCGCCGAGGCCTATCTGGTGCCCGAGGCGACCATGGCGCAGCGCATCAGCCGGGCCAAGCGCACCGTCTCCGATGTGCGATTCGACCAGCCCGGCGATGTCGCCACCGTGCTGCGCGTCCTCTACCTGGTCTTCAACGAGGGCTACTCCGGCGACGTCGACCTCTCCGCCGAGGCCATCCGGCTCACCCGGCAGCTCGCGGCCCGGGTCGACCACCCCGAAGTGGCGGGGCTGCTCGCCCTCATGCTGCTCCACCACGCCCGGCGCGCCACCCGGACCGCGCCGGACGGCAGTCTGGTGCCGCTCGCCGAGCAGGACCGCGGCCGGTGGGACACCGCGTCGATCGCCGAGGGGGTGGTGATCCTGCAGGCGGCCCTCGCCCGCGACCGGCTGGGCGAGTTCCAGGCCCAGGCCGCCATCGCGGCACTCCACGCCGACGCGCCCACCGTCGAGGAGACCGACTGGGTGCAGATCCTGGAGTGGTACGACGAGCTCGTGCGCCTGACCGACAGCCCGGTCGTCCGGCTCAACCGCGCGGTGGCCGTCGGCGAGGCCGACGGCCCGCGGGCCGGCCTGGCGGCGCTCGCGGAGCTGACCGACTCGTCCCCGGCCTCTCCGAAGAGGGGATCCCCCATGCCCCGCCACACCGCGGTGGCGGCGTACCTCCACGAACGCGACGGCGACCTGGCGACGGCGGCACGGCTGTACGCAGAGGCGGCCCACCAGGCGCCCAACCTCGCCGAGCGCGACTATCTGACCCGCCAGGCCGCCCGGCTCAACACCCTTCGGCGTGGCTGA
- a CDS encoding YciI family protein, with translation MAKYLLLKHYRGAPAAVNDVPMDQWAPEEVSAHMKYMNDFAARLEETGEFVGGQALAPEGTWVRYDGEGRPPVTDGPFAETKDLIAGWMVIDVDSYERAVELAGELSAAPGAGGKPIHEWLELRPFLAESPNTTDCPHQ, from the coding sequence ATGGCCAAGTACTTGCTGCTCAAGCACTACCGTGGCGCTCCGGCCGCGGTCAACGACGTGCCCATGGACCAGTGGGCGCCGGAGGAGGTCTCCGCGCACATGAAGTACATGAACGACTTCGCGGCGCGGCTGGAGGAGACCGGCGAGTTCGTCGGCGGCCAGGCACTCGCCCCCGAGGGGACCTGGGTGCGGTACGACGGTGAGGGGCGCCCGCCGGTCACCGACGGCCCGTTCGCCGAGACCAAGGACCTCATCGCGGGCTGGATGGTGATCGACGTCGACAGCTACGAGCGCGCCGTCGAGCTGGCCGGGGAGCTGTCGGCCGCCCCCGGGGCGGGCGGCAAGCCGATCCACGAGTGGCTCGAGCTGCGCCCGTTCCTGGCCGAGTCGCCCAACACCACGGACTGCCCTCATCAATGA